The following are encoded in a window of Amycolatopsis lexingtonensis genomic DNA:
- a CDS encoding TetR/AcrR family transcriptional regulator: MTAVDVDTRRHRQRLLDGLAESITETGFRDTTVADVVRRARTSRRTFYEHFSSREECLIALLADANRAMIEQISDAVDPGAPWSLQVRQAIEAWIACAESEPAITLSWIRDVPALGAAARDLQRDAMEGFIAMTQRLTDTPSLRAAGISPPSRQVAIILLGGLRELIATTVEDGGRAGDVTEVAVRASIALLSPATS; this comes from the coding sequence GTGACTGCCGTGGACGTCGACACCCGCCGGCACCGCCAGCGCCTGCTGGACGGACTGGCCGAGTCGATCACCGAGACGGGCTTCCGCGACACGACGGTCGCCGACGTCGTCCGCCGCGCCCGCACTTCCCGCCGGACGTTCTACGAGCACTTCTCGAGCCGTGAAGAGTGCCTGATCGCGTTGCTGGCCGACGCGAACCGCGCGATGATCGAGCAGATTTCGGATGCGGTGGACCCTGGTGCGCCGTGGTCCCTTCAGGTGCGCCAGGCGATCGAAGCGTGGATCGCGTGCGCGGAGTCGGAGCCGGCGATCACCCTGAGCTGGATCCGCGACGTCCCGGCACTGGGGGCGGCGGCCCGCGACTTGCAGCGCGACGCGATGGAGGGGTTCATCGCGATGACGCAGCGGCTGACGGACACCCCGTCGTTGCGGGCGGCGGGGATCAGCCCGCCGTCCCGCCAGGTGGCGATCATCCTGCTGGGCGGGTTGCGGGAGCTGATCGCGACCACGGTGGAGGACGGCGGGCGAGCGGGGGACGTCACCGAGGTGGCGGTGCGGGCGTCGATCGCGTTGCTGAGTCCGGCTACGTCATAG
- a CDS encoding CATRA system-associated protein, producing the protein MPGSVFTFYSYKGGVGRSFTLANIAVLLARWGHRVLCLDWDLEAPGLGDYFRPQLPGRPRGGVVDLVADFQAGRFAPNAHVMRLRGARALDFMAAGSEGPAYVGQVQAIDWDELYDEGFGEYLEKCREQWTNDYDFVLIDSRTGISDIGSICTAHLPDHLVVLFTANRQSIRGAMDLAGRADKARNLLPFDRSRLTVLPILSRFDNREEYGRSEEWRKIVVGETAELYRTWLDQSVALETMSRHLTLPYVSYWSFGEQLPVLSEKTPSADQIGFALETVAAVIACRLDRTDLLAENRDAYVAAVRASRQEFKHELRVSIPRSSVGPAAELVAELEKLNVRVVKSLSGDRSLLSRAEDDARHLCLVVDGKVSRWQAAEVELFLHRTLGQDRRVIPVLTSGTEAAGLPGYVGNLRYIRLGARGPAEVARDLVAQLQGFTPLLEAVDVAEVLHQAREARLRPSRWDLVDELVDGLRAAIGAGDDARANDLAADLAVTTRARPPNGDARDAAPESTRYAIDWLLRLLDARAKTTTQHRKEVE; encoded by the coding sequence ATGCCGGGTTCGGTGTTCACCTTCTACTCGTACAAGGGCGGCGTCGGCCGCAGCTTCACGCTGGCCAACATCGCCGTGCTCCTCGCCCGCTGGGGACACCGGGTGCTCTGCCTGGACTGGGACCTCGAAGCGCCAGGGCTCGGCGACTACTTCCGGCCGCAGCTGCCGGGCCGGCCCCGCGGCGGCGTGGTGGACCTCGTCGCGGACTTCCAAGCCGGCCGGTTCGCGCCGAACGCGCACGTCATGCGGCTGCGGGGCGCCCGCGCGCTCGACTTCATGGCGGCCGGGAGCGAGGGGCCGGCGTACGTCGGCCAGGTGCAGGCGATCGACTGGGACGAGCTCTACGACGAGGGGTTCGGCGAGTACCTCGAGAAGTGCCGCGAGCAGTGGACGAACGACTACGACTTCGTGCTCATCGACAGCCGCACCGGGATCTCCGACATCGGCAGCATCTGCACCGCGCACCTGCCGGACCACCTCGTGGTGCTGTTCACGGCGAACCGGCAGAGCATCCGTGGCGCGATGGACCTCGCCGGGCGCGCGGACAAGGCGCGGAACCTGCTGCCGTTCGACCGGTCGCGGCTGACCGTCCTGCCGATCCTGTCGCGCTTCGACAACCGGGAGGAGTACGGCCGGTCGGAAGAGTGGCGGAAGATCGTCGTCGGCGAGACCGCCGAGCTGTACCGGACGTGGCTGGACCAGAGCGTCGCGCTGGAGACGATGTCCCGGCACCTCACGCTGCCGTACGTGTCCTACTGGAGTTTCGGCGAGCAGCTGCCGGTGCTGTCGGAGAAGACGCCGAGCGCGGACCAGATCGGGTTCGCGCTGGAGACGGTCGCGGCGGTGATCGCGTGCCGCCTCGACCGCACGGACCTGCTGGCGGAGAACCGTGACGCCTACGTGGCGGCGGTGCGCGCGAGCCGCCAGGAGTTCAAGCACGAACTGCGGGTCAGCATCCCGCGGTCGTCGGTGGGACCGGCCGCCGAGCTGGTGGCGGAGCTGGAGAAGCTGAACGTCCGGGTGGTGAAGTCCCTGTCGGGCGACCGCTCCCTGCTGTCCCGGGCCGAGGACGACGCCCGCCACCTGTGCCTGGTCGTCGACGGCAAGGTGAGCCGCTGGCAGGCGGCGGAGGTCGAGCTGTTCCTGCACCGGACGCTCGGCCAGGACCGCCGGGTCATCCCCGTCCTGACCTCCGGCACGGAGGCGGCCGGCCTGCCGGGCTACGTCGGCAACCTGCGCTACATCCGCCTCGGCGCCCGCGGCCCGGCGGAGGTCGCCCGCGACCTGGTCGCCCAGCTCCAGGGCTTCACCCCGCTGCTCGAAGCGGTCGACGTCGCCGAAGTCCTGCACCAGGCCCGCGAGGCGCGGCTGCGCCCGTCCCGCTGGGACCTGGTCGACGAACTGGTCGACGGCCTCCGCGCGGCGATCGGCGCCGGCGACGACGCCCGGGCGAACGACCTCGCGGCCGACCTGGCGGTGACCACCCGCGCCCGCCCCCCGAACGGCGACGCCCGCGACGCGGCGCCCGAGTCGACCCGCTACGCGATCGACTGGCTCCTGCGCCTGCTCGACGCCCGCGCGAAAACCACGACGCAGCACCGGAAGGAAGTCGAATGA
- a CDS encoding cytochrome P450: MTTMTRPATLPPGPAVPRAVQGAYALTQPLRGMRRLKERYGDAFTVDVPIFGNAVVLGNPAEIKQLFTSGPDLVDNLEVNLGRVLGPRSLFALSGDEHKRQRKLLVPPFHGRRLAAYEQIVEEETVRELASWPDGKAFATLPSMMRITLNAILRAVFGAEGAEFAQLRELLPPFVTLGSRLAVLPITKKGRFNPWRRFERMRREYDAIVDRLIAKARPDGDDVLAMMLQTRYDDGSGLGRDEIADQLLTLLTAGHETTATTLAWAVERLRRHPAILRELAESDDLLDATILEVQRTRPVIDLTARQVKQDGFQLGRWTLPKGYNVLVSIALIHDDDAVFPHAATFDPHRFAGARPDLYQWIPFGGGTRRCLGAAFATMEMTVVLRTLLRDFTLVPTTEPGERWHSRGVAYAPAKGGRAVVRRRTGGEQ, translated from the coding sequence ATGACGACCATGACACGCCCCGCGACGCTGCCGCCGGGGCCGGCCGTGCCCCGCGCCGTCCAGGGTGCCTACGCCCTGACCCAGCCACTGCGCGGAATGCGGCGGCTCAAGGAGCGCTACGGCGACGCCTTCACCGTCGACGTGCCGATCTTCGGCAACGCCGTCGTGCTCGGCAATCCCGCCGAGATCAAGCAGCTGTTCACCTCCGGGCCCGACCTCGTCGACAACCTCGAAGTCAACCTCGGCCGGGTGCTCGGGCCGCGGTCGCTGTTCGCCCTCTCCGGCGACGAGCACAAGCGGCAGCGCAAGCTCTTGGTGCCGCCCTTCCACGGCCGCCGGCTCGCCGCCTACGAGCAGATCGTCGAAGAAGAAACCGTCCGCGAACTCGCGAGCTGGCCGGACGGCAAAGCGTTCGCCACGCTGCCGTCGATGATGCGGATCACCCTGAACGCCATTCTCCGCGCGGTGTTCGGCGCGGAAGGGGCCGAATTCGCGCAGCTGCGCGAGCTGCTCCCGCCGTTCGTCACCCTCGGTTCGCGGCTGGCCGTCCTGCCGATCACGAAGAAGGGCCGCTTCAACCCGTGGCGCCGCTTCGAACGGATGCGCCGCGAGTACGACGCGATCGTCGACCGGCTGATCGCCAAGGCTCGCCCGGACGGCGACGACGTCCTCGCGATGATGCTGCAGACCCGCTACGACGACGGCTCCGGGCTCGGCCGCGACGAGATCGCCGACCAGCTCCTCACCCTGCTCACCGCCGGCCACGAAACCACCGCGACCACGCTGGCCTGGGCCGTCGAACGCCTCCGCCGCCACCCGGCGATCCTGCGCGAGCTCGCCGAGAGCGACGACCTCCTCGACGCCACGATCCTCGAGGTCCAGCGCACCCGCCCGGTCATCGACCTCACCGCCCGGCAGGTCAAGCAGGACGGCTTCCAGCTCGGCCGGTGGACCCTGCCGAAGGGGTACAACGTGCTGGTCAGCATCGCGCTGATCCACGACGACGACGCCGTGTTCCCGCACGCGGCCACCTTCGACCCGCACCGCTTCGCCGGCGCGCGCCCGGACCTCTACCAGTGGATCCCGTTCGGCGGCGGCACCCGCCGCTGCCTCGGCGCCGCCTTCGCGACCATGGAGATGACCGTCGTGCTGCGGACGCTGCTGCGGGACTTCACGCTCGTACCGACGACCGAGCCCGGCGAACGCTGGCACTCGAGGGGCGTGGCCTACGCCCCCGCCAAGGGCGGCCGCGCGGTCGTGCGCCGCCGAACCGGAGGAGAGCAGTGA
- a CDS encoding SEFIR domain-containing protein — protein MTDREAPRVFVTYSHDSPAHKELVHRFASFLRAGIGLDVHLDSWYDNKRRDWSLWATENLEKADFILVIASPDYKRRADGTAMPHEGRGSQFEAAILRDYLTRDLRRETERVLPVVLPGRSIDEIPVFLNAYSTTRYQVDEFTPDGVADLVAAITGQGPTPMPRRGTWLGGVREPRQVPAGELPWLCASNGVRRGPASIGGTRYEESIVLRPTSPTATGTGFVELELGGNYQRFSTVAGVPDDAADEFQVGRVRVVLDGTARAQHDVAVGKPATIDLEVTGARLLRVEMSRPGATASPFGSTAVVVNRRGGRPPELALGDPTMT, from the coding sequence ATGACCGACCGTGAAGCGCCCCGGGTGTTCGTCACCTACTCGCACGACAGCCCGGCGCACAAGGAACTCGTGCACCGCTTCGCGTCGTTCCTGCGCGCCGGCATCGGCTTGGACGTGCACCTCGATTCCTGGTACGACAACAAGCGCCGGGACTGGTCGTTGTGGGCCACCGAGAACCTGGAGAAGGCGGACTTCATCCTCGTCATCGCCTCACCCGACTACAAGCGCCGCGCGGACGGCACCGCGATGCCGCACGAAGGCCGGGGCTCCCAGTTCGAAGCGGCGATCCTCCGCGACTACCTGACCCGGGACCTGCGCCGGGAAACCGAGCGCGTGCTGCCCGTCGTCCTGCCCGGCCGCTCGATCGACGAGATCCCGGTCTTCCTCAACGCCTACTCAACGACGCGGTACCAGGTCGACGAATTCACGCCGGACGGCGTGGCCGACCTCGTCGCCGCGATCACCGGGCAAGGCCCGACCCCGATGCCCCGCCGCGGAACCTGGCTCGGCGGAGTCCGCGAGCCCCGGCAGGTGCCCGCGGGCGAGCTGCCGTGGCTGTGCGCCAGCAACGGCGTCCGCCGCGGCCCGGCATCGATCGGCGGCACCCGCTACGAGGAGAGCATCGTGCTGCGCCCGACGTCACCGACCGCGACCGGGACCGGGTTCGTCGAGCTCGAGCTGGGCGGGAACTACCAGCGGTTCAGCACCGTCGCCGGGGTTCCCGACGACGCCGCCGACGAGTTCCAGGTCGGGCGGGTCCGCGTGGTGCTCGACGGGACCGCGCGCGCCCAGCACGACGTCGCGGTCGGGAAGCCCGCGACCATCGACCTGGAAGTAACCGGCGCGCGCCTGCTGCGGGTGGAGATGTCCCGCCCGGGCGCGACGGCGTCGCCGTTCGGGTCAACGGCCGTCGTCGTCAACCGGCGGGGTGGGCGGCCGCCCGAGCTGGCACTGGGCGATCCGACTATGACGTAG
- a CDS encoding toll/interleukin-1 receptor domain-containing protein: MYEYDVFISYQRTGRDISAWVKNHFHPRLAEVLDNNLYRDARIFCDDRVPTGTSWPDEWRTALRHTRVLVPVCSPKYFRDEWCLAEWYSMAKREELTSGPLIYPVIFCDSRNFPEWAHERRMRDLQQWNHPFEHFQLTPAYLEFNHKIAEIAKELEELIERAPDWRADWPVLTPAPEPPKPARMPRF, translated from the coding sequence GTGTACGAGTACGACGTGTTCATCAGCTACCAACGCACCGGCCGGGACATTTCCGCGTGGGTTAAAAACCATTTCCACCCCCGGCTCGCGGAAGTCCTCGACAACAATCTCTACCGCGACGCGCGGATATTCTGCGACGACCGGGTGCCCACCGGCACGAGCTGGCCGGACGAATGGCGCACGGCGTTGCGGCACACCCGCGTGCTGGTGCCGGTGTGCTCGCCGAAGTACTTCCGGGACGAATGGTGCCTCGCCGAGTGGTACTCGATGGCGAAGCGCGAGGAGCTGACCAGCGGGCCGCTGATCTACCCGGTGATCTTCTGCGACTCCCGGAACTTCCCGGAGTGGGCCCACGAACGGCGGATGCGCGACCTTCAGCAGTGGAACCACCCCTTCGAGCACTTCCAGCTGACGCCGGCGTACCTCGAGTTCAACCACAAGATCGCGGAGATCGCCAAGGAACTCGAAGAGCTCATCGAACGAGCGCCGGATTGGCGGGCGGACTGGCCGGTGCTCACCCCGGCCCCCGAGCCGCCGAAGCCGGCGCGGATGCCGAGGTTCTGA